Part of the Mycolicibacterium mageritense genome is shown below.
GGGTCGCCGAGGAAACCCAGCCGATACGCCCGCGGGTCGATGCCGTGGACCTTGGCGATCATGTCGACGCAGCCGTTCCACAGCCTGGCCCGGCCCGCGTCGTCGGTCTCGGCGAAGATGCCCGCCTCGTGATACGGCGGCACGTCGCTGACCCCGATCACGCCGTCGATGCGGTCCATCACCAGATAGGGCGTGCCCAGGGCGTCGTCGGTCGTGTCGATCCAACGGACCGCCGGTACCGGAACCTGTGATACTGCAAGCCGTTTCATCACCAGATACTGCCTGCGCAGGTCATAGTCGGGCAGGATCTGAAACTCCGGCGGCCTGCGGAACACCAGGCCTGCAGTCGACCCGTCGTCGAGATCCTCGAGGTCGAACAGGAAGGTCTCGGTGGAGTACCCGCCGGGGCTGGGGCGCCAGTTGACGATGCGGGCGTGCTCCGCTCCCGGAATATGCTTTCCGACGATGCCTTCCAGCGCACCGGGCAGCTCGTCGGCCGGCAGCCTCACCATCCGGTGTATCCGTAGCGCGGATACGCCCCGACGAACACCATCTCCACGAGGCCATGACCGGTCTTGCCGTCCATCCGCACCTCGCACAGCGTCTCGGACAGGAAGCTGACCGGTTTGATGACGTTCAGATCCGTGCCGTCGACCGTGAACCCGTCGATGAATTCTTTTCCGCGCCAATGCCCCGACGCATATCCGTTGACCTCCATGTAGCCGGCCAGGCCGGGCCAGAAATCGGTGATGGGGGTGACCTCCACGGTGCTCGTGGTGCGGTCGCCGCGGTGCACCGTGAAGGTGCCGCCGCTGATGACGCGCAGTTCATCGCGGAACTTCAGATCGTGTTCGACGTCGATGATGGTGCCCGCGGGGCGGCCGCCGGCCAGCGGATAGAGGATCTCGCCTTCGAACTGCCACCGCTCCCCCGTGCTGGTCTCACGTTGGGCGAAATGCACGAGTTCGTCGTCGAATTCGAAAATGCCCATGTAATACAGCGTGCCGTCCGGGATCTCCTGCGGTTGCAGGTTCGCGCCCTCGGGCAGGCTGCCGCCGCCCGGTCCGTTACGGATGCCCCACGAGTGGTCGCGGCCGAACCACCAACGGCTGCTGTCGATCTCGATCCGCTCACCGTCGATCTCGATCCAGCCCTCGAGGTCGCCGTTCTGGTAGAACCGCCGGGCATCCTCACTGACCCGGCCGCGGCTGCGGTGGAATGCCGGGGTCTGCTCGTAGGTCGGGAACCGCCCGCGCAACCGGAGGTCGAGACTCACGCCCTGCTCGTTGGGCTCGAGCACGGCACGCACGGTGCGCAGCGGCTCCTCTATCCGATACGAGAACGGGCCGACGGAATACGTTCCGAGCGGCCCGGATTCGGGATTCAGCTCGGTCGACATCCGCACCACCCGGGTCTCGCCGCTGCGCTTGGTGATCATCGCGTAGGCGTCGGTGACGTTGCGGTTGGGATAGCGCGCCAGCCCCGTCATCACGTTGACATCGCCGGACCGGTCGAAGCCGTACATCACGATGCGTTCGGTCCAGCGCAGGTCGGACTGCGCGACATGGTCGAACGTCGTGGGCAACTGATGACAGAGCAATTCGTCGTGCGGGGTGAGCATCAGCATCCTTCCGGAATAATTACGTTATGACTCATAACGTAACAGCCGCGCGCCGATCGGGATAGGTTTTTGCCGTGACGAACGCCGTGGGACGCCCCCGCGACCCTGCCAAGGACGCCGCCGTGCTGGCCGCGGCCCGCGATCTCCTGGTCGAAGAGGGGTACCAGGGGACCACCGTGGTGGCGATCGCCCGCCGCGCGGGCGTGGGGGCACCGACCATCTACCGGCGCTGGGCCACCAAGGAAGCCCTCGTCGAGGACGCGGCATTCGGCCACGCCGGCCCGGTGCCGCTGCCCGCGCCGACCGGAGATCTGCGCGCCGACCTGCGCGGGTGGGTCGCGGTGTTCCTGGACTGGCTCGCCAACCCGGTGACGCGCGCCGCGCTGCCGGGCCTGCTCACCGCCTATCACCGCGACGAGACCATTTATGAGCGGCTCGTGCTGCGGTCCGAGTCCGATGTGCGCGCGTTGATGGTCGAACTGATCGGCGACCCGGAGCGCGCCGACACCGTATTCGATTTC
Proteins encoded:
- a CDS encoding phosphotransferase family protein, with protein sequence MVRLPADELPGALEGIVGKHIPGAEHARIVNWRPSPGGYSTETFLFDLEDLDDGSTAGLVFRRPPEFQILPDYDLRRQYLVMKRLAVSQVPVPAVRWIDTTDDALGTPYLVMDRIDGVIGVSDVPPYHEAGIFAETDDAGRARLWNGCVDMIAKVHGIDPRAYRLGFLGDPSPGALVAFLRYAIGWAYADKPIHPTFTRALDWLDAHPYTPQHVGLCWGDARMSNVLYMPDLRPRAALDWEIAYLGDPAADISWLLMTDWVSSPLPGNAPAPGTPSREETIDRYERAVGHPIGNVEFGDITAPLLLAVALVRLNHRFDLPGIDLADVCARRIDFVLGS
- a CDS encoding TetR/AcrR family transcriptional regulator; translation: MTNAVGRPRDPAKDAAVLAAARDLLVEEGYQGTTVVAIARRAGVGAPTIYRRWATKEALVEDAAFGHAGPVPLPAPTGDLRADLRGWVAVFLDWLANPVTRAALPGLLTAYHRDETIYERLVLRSESDVRALMVELIGDPERADTVFDFLVATTVVRAMTRGLIDRDAFCDRTADALTLLARDA